In Streptomyces venezuelae, the sequence CGCCGCCAGGTTCAGGGCGAGCGCCGCGAGCACCAGCGCGGCGGTCCGCTCGACCAACAACCGGGTACGGCTGACGGGACGCACCATGACGAGCTCCACGGTCCCGGACTCCACGTCCGCCGCCACGGCGGCCGCGGCGAGCGAACCGATCGCGGTGAGCTGCATGGCGATCCAGAAGGGATGGGTGAGACCGTCGCCCAGCAGGCCGGCGTAGCTGGCGATCGACACGTCGCCGCTGGACCCGCTGAACGCCCGGTAGGCCGAAGGCGGTCCCTTCCCGCCCGCGGAGAAGAGCTGACCCGGAGGAATCGCGTTGGCGACCACCACGATGAGTGCTTCGAAGACGACCATCCCGATGATCAGGGCGGCCAGCATCCGGCGCCGCCGGTACAGGGCGAGCCACAACAGCGGCCACTGGCTTCTCACGGCTCCTCCCCCACGGCGCCGTTGCGGTACAGGTCCATGAAGGCTTCGTCCAGTCCGGCTTCTTCCACCGTGACGTCGGCCACCGGCAGGCCGAGCAGGGTGCGAAGGGCGCCCACCAGTTCACTCGGCGGTACGAGCAGCTCCACTCGGTCCCCCTGCCAGCGAGGGGCCCAGCGGTCTGCGTCGCCCAGTGGCCGTGCTCCGTGTAGCCCAGGTGCGGGGCCACCCTGTGGTGATCGGCGATCGGGTCCAGCCCGAGCACTCGAACACGTCCTTCGGTGGGGCGAAGCAGCCCGGTGAGACATCGCAGAGTGGTCGTCTTCCCCGCACCGTTCGGTCCGAGGAAACCGAACACCTCGCCTGGTCGCACGGTGAGGTTCAGGCGGTCGATTCCCGTCACCGGCCCGTACCTCTTGGTCAGTCCGGTCAGCTCGATCGCCGGCCCGTCGCTCATGGATCCAGTCTGGGCCCGCTGCCGGAGACCCGCCCGCTCATCCGATGTCGTAGGCCGTGAGGGGGGCGTGCTGCGGTGCGGTCCCGGCTGCTGCCATGTCGCCGTAGGCGGTGCGCTTGAGCTGCAGTGCCAGGTTCTCCAGAGCTCGGGCGGCCGCGAGTTCGTTGCCGATCTCGGGCACGTCCTTGTCCGTCGGGTTGCAGCGTGCGGTGCCTTGGCCCGTGAGACGTGTGGTGCCGGTGTCGAGCTCGACGCGGACCTTGGTCGTGTGCTCTTCCTCGAAGAGGTAGAGGTGGGTCTTCCATTCGCTCGTGTGCGACATGGTGTGCCTCCGGTCGGATCAGGAGTGGCGGTGGTGCCGGCGTCGGGCCCATCGTCGGAGCTCGTCGCTTCCCCAGACCAGCGGCGGGAAGACCGCGATGAGGAGGACGACGTCCAGCGGGAGGGCTGCGGTGCCGAAGAGGTGCTGGAGCGGCGGCGCGTACACGAGCGCCGCGGTGAAGACGAGTTCGAAGGCGATGCCGGCGAGCAGCAGCGGGTTGGTGAAGAAGCCGATGTCGCGCAGGGCCGCGTGGTCGGTTCGGGCGGCGATGGCCGTGCCGACCTGGCAGGTCACGATTCCTGCGAAGGTGGCGGTGGTCGCGGTGAGGTGGGCGTGGTGCAGGGGGCTTCCCGGTCCGGTGGGGTCGCCGGGGTGCCAGCCCGCGCGCCACAGCACGTAGAAGAAGCCGGTCATCACGAGGGCGGCCGAGACGGTGCCGAGCCAGCCCCAGCTGCGCACGAGCATGTCCTTGTTGATCACGCTCTGGGAACTGGTCCGGGGCGGTCGGGACATGATCCCCGGCTCGGCGCGCTCACGGCCGAGGGCGAGGGCCGGCAGGGTCTCGGTCCCCAGGTCGACGGCGAGGATCTGCAGGACGGTCAGCGGCAGCGGTACGGCCCCTGCGGAGAGGGCGAACACGAGGAAGGGCACGACCTCGGGGGTGAGGTGGGCGAAGATGTAGACGATGAACTTCCGGACGTTGTCGTAGACGCGGCGCCCTGATTCGATCGCGGTGACGATGGTCGCGAAGTTGTCGTCGGTCAGGACCATGGTCGACGCCTCGCGTGCGACGTCGGTGCCGGAGAGCCCCATGGCCACACCGATGTGGGCACGGTGCAGGGCCGGGGCGTCGTTCACTCCGTCACCGGTCATGGCCACGATCCGGCCGTGCGCCCGCAGGGCATCGGCCACCTTCAGCTTGGTCTCGGGCGAGGAGCGGGCGAAGACGATCTCCGTGCCGTCCTGGCGGAGGAGGTGGTCGAGCTCGCGGTCGTCGATCGCCTCGGACTGGGCGACCACCTGGAGGTCCGGTGTACCGATGCCGACGGCGCGGGCCACGGACGCGGCGGTCGCCCCGTTGTCGCCGGTGACGATGTGGACGGTGAGACCCGCCTCGTGGCAGCGCCGGACCGCGGCGGCGACCTCGGGGCGCGGCGGGTCGTACAGGCCGACGAGGCCGAGCAGGTGCAGCTCCTGCTCGGCGTCCTGCCGCCGCACGGGCGCTGCCCCGCTGCCCGGCGGCAGCTCGCGTACCGCGACGGCCAGCACGCGCATGCCGTTCGCCGCCAGAGCGTCGGCGGCCTGCTGGGCCTCGTCGGCCGGTTCGCCTTCGGCCAGCAGCGCCACGACGGCTTCGGGGGCGCCCTTGACGATCACGCGGAGGGTGCCGTGTTCTCCGTCATGGATCACCGACATGCGGCGCAGGCGCGGGTCGAAACGGAAGCAGGCCCGTCGGTGGGTGTCCCGGCCGGCCGGGTCGAGGGGTGCGGCATGTTGTGAGGCGCCCTCGACCAGTGCGACCTCGGTCGGGTCACCGTGCAGCGCGCCGTCGCTCTCGCGGGTGACGGTGGTGCACTGGGCTGCGGCACGGACCAGTTCGGCGGTCTCCGCACCGGTTGCCGTCTCGCGTGGCGGGGTCCAGGTGGAGTGGAGGCGCATCTGGTTGCGGGTGAGCGTGCCGGTCTTGTCGGTGCAGATGACGTTGGTGGAGCCGAGGGTCTCCACGGCGCTCAGCCGCTTGACCACCGCGCCCTGACGGGCGAGGACGCGTACGCCCACGGCGAGGGCGAGGGTGATGGTGGGCAGCAGCCCTTCGGGCACGTTGGCGACGAGCAGGCCGATGGCGAACATCAGCGAGTCGGTCAGCGGGAGGCCGACCGCGAGGCCGGTCACCAGGAAGACGGCCCCCATGGCGACCGCGACCGCTGCGATCAGCCAGGCGACCTTCTTGACCTGCTGTTCCAGTGGGCTCGGCTCGCGGCGGGTGCGCTGGCTGAGGGCGGCGATCCGGCCGAGTTCGGTGTGGTCGCCGGTGGCGAAGACGATCGCCTGCGCCTGGCCTTCCGTGGCGGTGGTGCCGCTGAAGACGAGGTTGGGCTCCTGGAGCAGGGAGAGGCCTTCCAGGCCCGGGCCGGCGAAGCGCTCGACCGGGGTGGATTCGCCCGTGAGCATGGAGAGGTCGGCCTCTATTCCTCCCTCGGTCAGGCGGGCGTCGGCGGGTATCCGGTCGCCCTCGTCGAGAGCGATGAGGTCGCCGGGGACGAGGTCCCGGGCCGGGAGGTGCTGTGCCTGTCCGTCGCGGATGACCCGGGCCTGGGCCGGGAGGTAGCGGGCCAGGGTTTCGACGGCCTTCTCGGCCTGCCGTTCCTGGACGAGGGCGAATCCGGCGTTGACGAGGACGACCGCGACGATCGCCCAGCCGAGGACCGCGATCGCGGCGGTGAAGGCGAGGGCGGCCGCGGCCCACAGCAGCAGTGCCAGCGGGTGGACGAGTTGCCGCAGCAGTTCTTTCAGGATGCTCGTGCGGGTGGTGCGGCGGACCTCGTTCGGGCCGTAGACGGCCAGTCTGCGTGCTGCCTCCCGGCTGGAAAGGCCGAGGCGACCGGTGTGCAGCTCACGGCGGAGCAGGGGAAGGGGTTCCAGGGGATCCGGCGCGAGGTCAGGGGCGGCGGTCTCAGTCATCGCCGGCTCCCTGTCCGGGGCGCAGGCGGCCTGACCACAGGGGCTCGACGCCTGCCCACTCGGAGTCCCAGGCCCGTGCGCTGCCCGCGTCCACGAAGCGCAGGCGCAGGGCTACGAGGGCGCCGCCGGCGAGCACGATTCCGGCCAGCGCTCCGGTACCGATGCCCACCGCGTTCAAGGCGACGTGGGCCTGGCTGGGCGGTGCGCCGGTCGCACGGCCGTTTCCGTCGACCCACAGGCGGACCGTGTCCCCGTGCCGGGTTCCTGCCGGAACGGGGATGGTTTCGGTGTGCGCGCGCTGCGAGGGGTAGTGCCACGTGGCGGCCGCTACGGTGACCGGCCGACTGCTCGGCTGCGCTCCTGCCCGGTAGGTGGTATGGCCGACCGTGGTGGCCGTCACGGTGTGGCGGTGGCGCGCGAGGTTCTCGGCGGTGCGGTGGCCGTCCGTCCAGGCCGCGCGCCCGAGGGCGAAACCGGCGATGACGGCCAGGAGGCAGGTCAGCGCGAAGGCGGCATGCATGCGGGTCCGGGTGCGGTCGGCGTGACGCCTGAGCGGGTTGGCGCCCGTACCTTTCGTCCGGTGGTGCATGGCACGCCTCCGTGCTGTGCGTGCCGAGCGGGCCGTCCCTTCAGGCGGCGACGAGCTCGGCACTGATGTGGTGGGCCCAGTTCTGGATCCGTTCGGGGTTGCGGAAGTCTCCGCCCTTGCCCTGCCGGGTCATGGCCTTGGCGAGGAATCCCGGGGTGTGGGCCGTGATGCTGCCGCCGAAGGTCATGTGCTCGCGTGCTCCGATGAGTTGCATCTCCCGGGCGACGGCGGACACCGGGGGGATGTCGCGTTCTTCGGCGGAGCGGTCGAGCGGGCCGCTGCTGAACATCCACACCGGGCGGTGCCGCAGGGATTCGGCGTTGCGTTCGGCGCAGTGCTTGGCCTTGCTGCTCCAGTGACCGGCGTAGAGGGAGCCGCCGAGGACGACGGCGTCGTAGGCGCGGACGTCGTGGACGTCGCCGGCCGGCAGGACGACGGCGTCGAGACCGTCCTCGCGGAGGGTCTTGCCGATCTGTTCGGCGATGCCTGCGGTGGCGCCGTGCTTGGTGCCGTAGGCGACCAGGACTCGCTTGGTGCTCATGGCGGGTGCTCCTTGATTCCGTGGTGCGGGTCTGATGCCACTGTCACGCGGCCGACGGCCGGACCGCTTGGGCCGGACGGATCCCGATGGGGGCCGTTCGGTCCTCCCCGTAGCGTTCTCCTCGGCGGTGGCGCTGTTTCGGACGGCGAGCTCCGGGCCGGAACGCCCCAGCTCGCGGCTGAGGTCCTCGCAGGCCGTGATGGCCTCGGCCATCAGGGGTTCGGGCAGAAACTCGCCCATGATCATCGAGCGGATGCCCGCTCGACGTCTTCGAGCGCGACACCGTCGTGGAACCGGTCGAGCTGGTCCTGCATGCGGGTGCGCAGGCCGTGTCGTCGAGCAGCTCTTCGTAGGCGTCGGCGGCCGGGGCGAAGCCGGGCGGCACCCGCAGGCCGGCGGTGGTCAGCCGTCTGGTCAGCTCGCCCAACGAGGCGTTCTTGCCGCCGACCCGGCCGATGCCGCCTCGGCCGAGCTCGGTGAACGGTACGACGGGTCGCATGTGTGTCCTGTGACGTTCTCCGGGGCTGCGTATCGGCAGGGATCAGTACGGCAGGGGGCGGCCGGACGGCGTGCGCAGATCCAGCGGGGCGGGCTTGTGGGGCTGCTTGGGCCGGGTCTGGATCCGAATGCGCAGCATCGTGGTCACCCTCTTCGGAAGGCGGCGCCGGAATGGCGTCCGGGTTCCACGATCACGCGGTGGGCCATGGGGACCGCAGTGCCGAGGGGGCCATGCCCATGGGGCCGAGTAGGCCGCTGCGGTGCTGGGCCGATCGGCCCGGCTTCCGGTGCTGAAGGGCTGTCTGACCCGCGGCTGGACCACGTTCGCCCTGCTCAGGACCATCGACGGGAATCGTCGTCCACCGCCCGGTCCACCGCCCGCCGGAACGCGGTGCGCATGAGGTGGATGGAGAGGTTCGTCAGCGCGCCCCTGCGTTCCTCGGGAGCCTCAGTCAGGTAGCCGTCGACGTCGTTTGCCTTGCTCTGCACCATTCCGTGAGGCTGTGCCGGATTCAAAGCGTCCATCAATGTTCGACATCCGCATCTGCCCGGACGATGGTGATCGGACATGGCGCGTGGAGCGCCGTCTGATGGCTCACCGAACCGAGCAGGGCTCGACCGAAGCCGCCGCGACCGCGACTGCCCACGACCAGCATGTCCGCGCCCTCTGCCGCGTCGACCAGGACGTCGACCGGATTGCCGCGCACCAGGCGCTGGTGTACGGAGGAGGCACCGTCCTCACCGAGTACCGTGCGGACCTCCTCGACCAGCCGGCGCTCGGCCTCCTCCTCGTCGAACGTGGTGTCCACCGCCGGGGCCGACCACGACGCGGCACCGGGCAGGTCCCACGCTGCGACCGCCTCTACTCGCCCGCTCACCAGCCCTGCGTACCGGACCGCCCAGCGCAGCGCGGCCTGGGACGAGGGCGATCCGTCGACGCCCACCACAATCCGCGGAGCCTCTTGCTGCCTGTTCATTCCGCTCATCCTTCCGACGGCTGATACATCCACAGTGTGCGCATCACGATCGCCCCGCCACGCGAGGAGGAGGTGGCTGCCGTGTCAGCCCTTTGGGAGGCGGAACCATCGCTCCTGGCCTGCGGCAATACGTTCGTGCCGGTCACCGGGCAGGACCAGGGGCACCGGACCGAGGGGGGATGAAGGGACGCTGATGCCGAGCCGGCCCGGCCGGAACCGGATGCGGATGTCCCGGTGCCCCAGATAAGAGATCGAGAACGAGGAACCGGGCACTTCGGAGAGGGGCACGGGGTCGATGTGCAGGCCGTCGCCGTGGGGTTCGAGTCCGACGATGCCGCGCTCGACGAGGCCGAGGGTGCCACCCATGGCACCGAGGTGGATCCCCTCACCGGTGGTGCCGCCCTGGACGTCGGTGATGTCACCGAGCAGCGCTTCCTGGCAGTAGCGCCAAGCATCCGGGCCCTGCTCGCGAGCAAGTACCCAGCCGTGGACGAGGCTGCTGAGCGTGGAGCCGTGGCTGGTGCGCCGCAGGTAGTAGTCCACCGTCCTGTGCCAGAGGTCGTCGTCGAGGCGACACCCAAGCCGAAGGAACAATCGTTCGAGTTCTGTGGGGCGGAAGAGGTAGCCGAGCATGAGGGTGTCGGCCTGCTTGGACGCCTGGTAGCGGTTGGGGGTGTCGCCTTCGGCTTCCAGAATGCGGTCCAGGCGGCGGATGTCGTGGTAGCGGGCGCGGTATCCGTCCCAGTCGAGTTCGGCGAGGTCCCCGTAGCCGTGGAACTGGCTGATCACCTCTCGGTGGAACGGCACGTACAGGCGGCGGGAAACGTCCTCCCAGACGGTGAGTACGTCGGGGCCGACGCCGATGTGCGCGAGGAGCTCGGCACGTCGGGCGGCAGGAAGCTCCCCGTACAGGTCGAGGGACCGGGCCAGCACCCAGGCGGCGGTGACGTTGGTGTAAGCGTTGTCGTCGATGCCGGGACCAGTGGCGTCCGGGTAGGCATCGTGGTACTCGTCCGGTCCGACGACGCCGCGGATCCGGTAGCGGCCGAGGCCCGTGTCCCACGTCGCTGCGTCCGCCCAGAAGCGGGCCACGTGCAGGAGGAGTTCGGCGCCGGGACCGTGCATGAATCCGGCATCGCCGGTGGCCTGCCCGTACCGCCACACGTTCCACGCCACAGCCGACCCCACGTGGTGCTGGAGGTGGGAGTGGTCCGGCAGCCAGCGGCCGGAGCGCGGATTGAGGTGCAGCCGCTGGGTCTCCTCGGTGCCGGAACTGCCGCTCTGCCAGGGGAACATGGCTCCCTTCACCCCAGCCCGGCGAGCGGCCTCCCGAGCTGCGGGGAGCCGTCGGTGCCGGTACATCAACAGGGCGCGAGCGGTCTCGGGGAGGTGGAGGGCGAGGTAGGGCAGGACGAACAGCTCGTCCCAGAAGACGTGGCCCCGGTACGCCTCGCCGTGAAGGCCGCGAGCGGGGACGCCGGCATCGAGCTCGGCGGTGTGCGGCGAGAGGGTCTGCAGCACGTGGAAGGCGTGCAGCCGGAGGACCTTGCCGGTCTCTCCGGGCACCTTCAACTCTCCGTCGCTCCAGAGGCGTTGCCAGGCAGCGCGGTGGGAGGCCAGCAGGGAGGGAAAGTCCGGGGCGTGCGTGGCGCAGTCGATGCTCCGCCGCAGCGTATCGGCCGCGGGACGGTCGAGCGAGGTGCACAGGGCAGCAGTCTTCACCACGACGACCGGGGCCGCCCGATCGATCGGCAGGACGAACGTCTGTGTGGCGGTGGTGGATGTACAGACCCGGCCCACCGGTGCCAGAGGACGTGCCGATGTACGGACCGCGAGCCCGATCTGTACCCGGGAGGTGGCCGTCGTGCAGGACAGCCAAGCGGTGCCCTCCGCCTCCACCCCGGCCCGGTGCCCGACGAGATGCCGCCCGGCCAGGGCGCGGTAGCGGTCGACTCCCGCGTTCGTGACGTCGCCGTCGAGCACGGACTCGATCCCTATCCGGCCACTCCAGCCGTACGCTCTGAACACCGTGTTCTGCGCTGCCAGGTTCGGGACGCCCATGTGGACCAGGCGGGTGTGCGTGACACCCAGGCGACGGCCTTCGGCATCGTGGAAGAGCATGCGGCGGGTGAGCGTTCCGGCGCGCAGGTCCAGCGTCACGTTGCTGTGCCGCAGGGACGGATGGTCCGGCGTGAGCCAGTCCCCCGGCGGTGCGCCCTCGGGCAGGCAGCGGTACCGCAGGGCGGTCCAGTCCGGCAGTCGGACCATGTCCTCGTTGGAGACCGTGCGTCCGCCGATGGTGGAGTCGAGCCGGTTGTAGCAGCCGGCGAGGTAGGTGCCCGGGTAGTGGATGTCGTCGGCGACGCTTTCGGGGGCTGAACCGCGCGTGGCGAAGCGGCCGTTGCCCAGAGTGCACAGGGCTTCGACCAGCCGCTCGGTCTTGGGGTCATAGCGGTGGTATTCCCAGTGCCAGGCAGTGGTCACAGACGGCCGCCTTCGAGTATGGCGGGCAGCCCGCCGAGGTCGGGAAGGACGAGATCGGCGCCATGCGCACCGAGGGCCTCCGTCATGCGCGGGTCGTCGTCCCTGTTGAGCCCCACCACCAACCGGAAACCGCCCAGGTGTCCCGCCTCGACGCCGGCGAGCGCGTCCTCCACCACGGCCGTGTGCGCGGGGGTCACGCCGAGTCGGCCGACGGCTTCGAGGAAGAGGGCGGGGTCGGGTTTCCCCGCAAGTGCGAGTGCGGCCGCGTCCTGGCCGTCCACCAGGGCGTCGAAGTAGCCGACGAGCTGTGCGGACTCCAGGAGGGATCGGGCGTGCCGGGAAGCCGAGACGGCCGCGCAACGGACCGTCTTCTCCCGAAGTTCCTGAAGCGCGGGCCGCACGTCGTCGAAGGTGCTGACGCCGTCAGTCCGCAGCATCGATGAGAAGACCTCCTCCTTGCGGGCGGCGACCGCGTGGACGGTCGCGCACCCGGGCGGATCCTCGGGCGTCCCGGGCGCAAGGTCGATGTGGCGGGCGGTGAGGAAGGCGCGTACACCGTCGAGACGGGACCTGCCGTCCACCAGGTCCCGGTACTCCCGGACGGCGTCGAACGGGCGCGGCCGCGCACCGGCGTGCGATGGCTTCCACTCCGGGAGACAGCCGTCGAAGGTCTCCTTCCAGGCGGCCGCGTGCCGGTCCGCCGTGGCCAGGAGCACTCCGTCGGTGTCGAAGACGACCGCGCGCAGTTCGTTCATGAGTCGTGCACCACGCGACGGCCGGTGATCCGAGCCGGGGTGAGCTTCATCCAGTGGCTGCGCGGGCCGCCGGCCCAGGGCTGGGAGCGGGCCGTGGTGTTGAGGTGGTGGATCTCGTCCGGGTCTGTGACGGCTGCCAGTTCACCCACGGCCAGCACGCTCCAACCAGTGGCGGTGACGTCGTCGATGTTGTCGATCTCGAAGGCGACCTCGGTTCCGGCCGCTCTGGAAGTGACCGCTTCCGCGGAGGTGCGGAAGGCGATGTCGGAGCCTGCGATCAGGTAGTTGACGGGGAGGATGGCGGGGCCTTCGGACGTGAAGATGGCGATGCGGCCAACGCCGTGCGTGCTCAGCAGCCGCCGGCATTCGGGCTCGTCCAGCGGTACGAGCACACTGTCGCGCCGGGCTGTGGCCCGCCCTGCGACGCGTCGGGCGCTGGCGCCGGTCAAGTCGTCAACCGTGAGGCCCAGGGCGTCGGCCACCCGAACCAGGGTGCCGATGGCAGGACTGGCGGCGTGCTCCTCCAGGTAGGCGATGTACGTCCCATCGGCACCGCACCGCCGGCCCAGATCCTCGCGGCTCAGCCCCAGGGCCTCACGGCGGGCCGCCAGGCGGCGGCCCAGGTCGGTGCGTCCGGTCATCTCGCCTGACTGCTGGGGGCGGGTGCTCGGCATGTTCTTCACGGCGCTCACTGCTCCTGGGGCGGTACGGCGACCGTGTCGTGCTGCGGTCCGCCGAGCACGACCTTCAGGGCGCCGGTTTCGCCGGCGCTGGAGAAGACGTCGTACGCCTCTTCCATCTGGTCGAGCTCGAAGCGGTGGGTGACCATCGCGGCCCCGGGCAGGCGGCCGGCGGCCATCATGCGGAGCAGCATGGGGGTGGAGTGGGTGTCGACGAGGCCGGTGGTGATGGTGACGTCCTTGATCCAGAGGTCTTCGAGGTGGAGGACGGCAGGCTTGCCGTGGACGCCGATGTTGGCGACCCGTCCGCCCGGGCGGACCATCCGGGTGCACATCTCGAACGCCTCGGGCACGCCGACGGCCTCGATGACCACGTCCGCGCCGAGCCCGTCGGTGAGGTCCTCCACCAGCCGCTCGGGCTCTTCGTCCGCGCTCGCGGTGGCATCGGCGCCGAGATCGCGTGCGGCGGCGAGCCGGGACGCGGCGAGGTCGACGGCGATGATCCGCCCGGGGCTGTAGAGCTGTGCGGTGGCGATGGCGGCCAGGCCGATGGGTCCGGCGCCGACCACGACCACAGTGTCGCCGGGGCGCACGTTGCCGTTGAGCACGCCGACCTCGTAGGAGGTCGGGAAGATGTCGGCGAGCAGCACGGCGTCGTGGCTGGCCAGGGCGCTGGGGAGCGGGTGGACGGAGAGGTCCGCGAAGGGGACGCGTACGTATTCGGCCTGGGTGCCGTCGATGGTGTGGCCCAGTACCCAGCCTCCGCCTCCGCGGCACTGGCCGTAGTGGCCCTCTCGGCAGAAGCGGCAGCGACCGCATGCGGAGATGCAGGAGATCAGGACGCGGTCGCCAGGGCGGACGCTACGGACGTCTCCGCCGGTCTCGACGACGGTCCCGACGGCCTCGTGGCCCAGGATCCGCCCCGGAGTGACTTCGGGGACGTCGCCCTTGACGATGTGCAGGTCGGTGCCGCAGATGGTGACGGCGTCGACCCGGACGATCGCGTCGGCGGCGTCCTTGATCGAGGGGTCCGGGACGTCCTGCCAGGAGGTTTGTCCGGGCCCGTGGAAGACGAGTGCCTTCATGGCGCGGCCTTCTCTCTGTGTGTGCGGGAGGGGTCACCGTCAGGCTGTGCCTGCGTCCCTCCCTCCCGCTTGGGCCGGTCGGCCCCTACCCGGGACCGGTCGGTCCCCAGCTGACAGGGCGCTGCGGTGCGACGGTGGAGACCGGCATCCGTTCCGAAAGGAGGGCTGCTGCCATGTCCCAGTCAGCCCCGTCCCATGCTTCCGCCCGCCCGGCCCTGCTGAGGTTCCTCGGCGGTGTACGGACGGTCACCGGCAGCAAGTTCCTGGTCGAGAGCGACCACGCCCGGATCCTCGTCGACTGCGGACTCTTCCAGGGTGTCGCGGACCTACGGCGCCGCAACTGGGACAGGCTGCCCTGCGACGCCTCGGACATCCACGCCGTCGTCGTGACGCACGCCCACCTGGACCACTGCGGGTACCTGCCGCGACTGGTCCGGCACGGCTTCCGCGGTCCGGTCCTGATGAGCGCGGCCACTGCCCGGCTCGCGGAGATCGTGCTGCGCGACAGCGCGAGGCTGCAGATGGAGGCCGCCGAGCACGCAAACCAGCACGGCTGGTCCAAGCACCGGCCCGCCAAGCCGCTCTACGACGATGACGACGTCGACCACACGATCAAGTACTTCGACCCGGTATCGGTGGGCAGCGTGATCGAGATCATGGCCGGCACGAAGCTGATGCTGCACCACGGCGGTCACATCCTCGGCTCCGCCTGGGGGCACCTGACCCTGGAGGACGGCCACACCCTGGCCGTCAGCGGCGACCTCGGCCGCCCCGGCCACCCGCTCCTCCTGCCGCCCGAGCCTTTCTCCGGCGCCGACGTCCTGCTGATGGAGTCGACGTACGGCAACCGCCGCCACGACCACGAGAGCGCCCGCAGGGAATTCGCCTCGGTGATCACCCGCGCCCTGTCCCGTGGCGGGACCGTGGTCATCCCGGCCTTCGCGATCGACCGCACCGAGGTCGTCCTGCACGAGCTCGCCACCCTGCGCAGGGACGGCACCCTGCCCCGCCACGTACCGGTCTACGTCGACAGCCCCATGGCCCTGGCCGCACTGGACGTCTACCGCGACGCCGTACGGACCCGCTCGCCCGAACTACGCCCCGAGATCCTCGCCCAGGGCGAGGCTGCGATCAGCCCGGAGCCCTTCCAGGCCGCCCGGACCGTCCAGGAGTCGATCGACATCAACAATTCCACCGGGCCGGCGATCATCGTCTCCTCCGCCGGCATGGCCACCGGCGGTCGCGTCCTGCACCACCTCCACCGGATCCTGCCCGACCCCCGCAATGCCGTGGTCATCGTCGGCTTCGCCGCCGCCGGCACCCGCGCCCGCGACCTCGTGGACGGCGCCCGCACGCTCAAGATGTTCGGCGAGTACGTTCCCGTACGCGCCGAAGTCGCCGACGTCCCGCACTTCTCCGCACACGCCGACGCCGGCCAGATCATCGACTGGCTGCGAGGCGCCCCGGCCCCGGCCCCGCACACCACCTACCTCGTCCACGGCGAGGAGAGCGCCGCCGAGACCCTGCGCGACCGGATCGACGACGAACTGGGCTGGACGGCCGTCGTACCCAAGTCCGGGGAGGCCGTCCTGGTCCGCTGACGGGGCCGGACGGCCCCGGCGGTGTGCACCGCGCGGCCCTCCCGGACACGGTGGCCCACCGACCAGGGTGGATGCGAAGGGTTGGAGGCACTCCATGAGCACCATGCACAGCATCCTCGGAGCGATGGCACCGGAAGCCCGCGAGGCCCTGCTCGCCCACTCCCACCCCGTGACCTTCCCGGCCGGCACCCGCATCTTCAACGAACGTCGGCAAGCCGAGAAGTTCTGGATCATCCAGTGCGGCACCGTGGGCCTCGACACCCACGTCCCCGGCCACAAGAACGTGGTCGAGGACTCGGCCGTCGGCCGCTC encodes:
- a CDS encoding glycoside hydrolase family 65 protein — translated: MTTAWHWEYHRYDPKTERLVEALCTLGNGRFATRGSAPESVADDIHYPGTYLAGCYNRLDSTIGGRTVSNEDMVRLPDWTALRYRCLPEGAPPGDWLTPDHPSLRHSNVTLDLRAGTLTRRMLFHDAEGRRLGVTHTRLVHMGVPNLAAQNTVFRAYGWSGRIGIESVLDGDVTNAGVDRYRALAGRHLVGHRAGVEAEGTAWLSCTTATSRVQIGLAVRTSARPLAPVGRVCTSTTATQTFVLPIDRAAPVVVVKTAALCTSLDRPAADTLRRSIDCATHAPDFPSLLASHRAAWQRLWSDGELKVPGETGKVLRLHAFHVLQTLSPHTAELDAGVPARGLHGEAYRGHVFWDELFVLPYLALHLPETARALLMYRHRRLPAAREAARRAGVKGAMFPWQSGSSGTEETQRLHLNPRSGRWLPDHSHLQHHVGSAVAWNVWRYGQATGDAGFMHGPGAELLLHVARFWADAATWDTGLGRYRIRGVVGPDEYHDAYPDATGPGIDDNAYTNVTAAWVLARSLDLYGELPAARRAELLAHIGVGPDVLTVWEDVSRRLYVPFHREVISQFHGYGDLAELDWDGYRARYHDIRRLDRILEAEGDTPNRYQASKQADTLMLGYLFRPTELERLFLRLGCRLDDDLWHRTVDYYLRRTSHGSTLSSLVHGWVLAREQGPDAWRYCQEALLGDITDVQGGTTGEGIHLGAMGGTLGLVERGIVGLEPHGDGLHIDPVPLSEVPGSSFSISYLGHRDIRIRFRPGRLGISVPSSPLGPVPLVLPGDRHERIAAGQERWFRLPKG
- a CDS encoding HAD family hydrolase translates to MNELRAVVFDTDGVLLATADRHAAAWKETFDGCLPEWKPSHAGARPRPFDAVREYRDLVDGRSRLDGVRAFLTARHIDLAPGTPEDPPGCATVHAVAARKEEVFSSMLRTDGVSTFDDVRPALQELREKTVRCAAVSASRHARSLLESAQLVGYFDALVDGQDAAALALAGKPDPALFLEAVGRLGVTPAHTAVVEDALAGVEAGHLGGFRLVVGLNRDDDPRMTEALGAHGADLVLPDLGGLPAILEGGRL
- a CDS encoding helix-turn-helix domain-containing protein produces the protein MSAVKNMPSTRPQQSGEMTGRTDLGRRLAARREALGLSREDLGRRCGADGTYIAYLEEHAASPAIGTLVRVADALGLTVDDLTGASARRVAGRATARRDSVLVPLDEPECRRLLSTHGVGRIAIFTSEGPAILPVNYLIAGSDIAFRTSAEAVTSRAAGTEVAFEIDNIDDVTATGWSVLAVGELAAVTDPDEIHHLNTTARSQPWAGGPRSHWMKLTPARITGRRVVHDS
- a CDS encoding zinc-dependent alcohol dehydrogenase family protein translates to MKALVFHGPGQTSWQDVPDPSIKDAADAIVRVDAVTICGTDLHIVKGDVPEVTPGRILGHEAVGTVVETGGDVRSVRPGDRVLISCISACGRCRFCREGHYGQCRGGGGWVLGHTIDGTQAEYVRVPFADLSVHPLPSALASHDAVLLADIFPTSYEVGVLNGNVRPGDTVVVVGAGPIGLAAIATAQLYSPGRIIAVDLAASRLAAARDLGADATASADEEPERLVEDLTDGLGADVVIEAVGVPEAFEMCTRMVRPGGRVANIGVHGKPAVLHLEDLWIKDVTITTGLVDTHSTPMLLRMMAAGRLPGAAMVTHRFELDQMEEAYDVFSSAGETGALKVVLGGPQHDTVAVPPQEQ
- a CDS encoding MBL fold metallo-hydrolase RNA specificity domain-containing protein, translating into MSQSAPSHASARPALLRFLGGVRTVTGSKFLVESDHARILVDCGLFQGVADLRRRNWDRLPCDASDIHAVVVTHAHLDHCGYLPRLVRHGFRGPVLMSAATARLAEIVLRDSARLQMEAAEHANQHGWSKHRPAKPLYDDDDVDHTIKYFDPVSVGSVIEIMAGTKLMLHHGGHILGSAWGHLTLEDGHTLAVSGDLGRPGHPLLLPPEPFSGADVLLMESTYGNRRHDHESARREFASVITRALSRGGTVVIPAFAIDRTEVVLHELATLRRDGTLPRHVPVYVDSPMALAALDVYRDAVRTRSPELRPEILAQGEAAISPEPFQAARTVQESIDINNSTGPAIIVSSAGMATGGRVLHHLHRILPDPRNAVVIVGFAAAGTRARDLVDGARTLKMFGEYVPVRAEVADVPHFSAHADAGQIIDWLRGAPAPAPHTTYLVHGEESAAETLRDRIDDELGWTAVVPKSGEAVLVR